From the Eremothecium cymbalariae DBVPG#7215 chromosome 6, complete sequence genome, one window contains:
- the TAL1 gene encoding sedoheptulose-7-phosphate:D-glyceraldehyde-3-phosphate transaldolase TAL1 (similar to Ashbya gossypii ACL196W): MAEPTQKKHKSDDGDNSLEQLKSSGTVVVADTGDFEAIAQFTPQDATTNPSLILAAAKKEGYGELIDVAVQYGKKQGGSLEEQTEAAVDRLLVEFGKKILEVVPGRVSTEVDARLSFDTEGTVKKALEIIELYAKDGISKERVLIKIASTWEGIQAAKELESKHGIHVNLTLLFSFPQAVAAAEANVTLISPFVGRILDWYKASTGQTYTAETDPGVQSVKEIYNYYKRHGYKTIVMGASFRNVGEIKALAGVDYLTISPALLEELMGSDEPVPRVLDAQSAKEQGAEKVSYINDEAKFRLDLNDDAMSTEKLSEGIRKFSADIVTLFGLIQAKIQGQ; encoded by the coding sequence atggCAGAACCAACTCAGAAGAAACACAAATCAGATGATGGCGACAATTCCCTTGAGCAACTAAAGTCGAGTGGTACTGTAGTGGTTGCGGACACTGGTGATTTTGAGGCGATTGCTCAGTTCACGCCACAGGATGCAACGACCAATCCTTCTTTAATTCTGGCAGCAGCTAAGAAGGAAGGATATGGAGAATTAATTGATGTAGCAGTTCAATACGGTAAGAAGCAAGGTGGTAGTTTGGAAGAGCAGACTGAGGCTGCCGTTGACAGATTGCTGGTTGAATTTGGTAAGAAGATTTTGGAAGTTGTTCCAGGTAGAGTTTCTACGGAGGTTGATGCTAGATTATCGTTTGATACCGAGGGTACTGTTAAGAAGGCTTTGGAGATCATTGAGTTGTATGCAAAGGATGGTATTTCGAAGGAGAGGGTTTTGATCAAGATTGCGTCGACTTGGGAAGGTATTCAAGCTGCCAAGGAATTGGAGTCCAAACACGGTATCCATGTGAACTTGACTTTGTTGTTTTCGTTCCCTCAAGCAGTGGCAGCAGCTGAGGCCAACGTGACTCTGATCTCCCCCTTTGTGGGCAGAATCCTTGACTGGTACAAAGCTTCTACAGGTCAAACCTATACTGCGGAAACTGATCCAGGTGTGCAATCCGTCAAGGAGATCTACAACTACTACAAAAGGCACGGCTACAAGACCATTGTCATGGGAGCCTCCTTCAGAAATGTTGGTGAAATCAAGGCGTTGGCTGGTGTTGATTATTTAACCATCTCGCCCGCATTGTTGGAAGAACTCATGGGTTCAGATGAACCTGTTCCAAGGGTTCTCGATGCCCAGTCTGCTAAGGAACAAGGTGCAGAAAAGGTTTCCTACATCAACGATGAAGCTAAATTTAGACTTGATTTGAACGATGACGCTATGTCTACAGAAAAGCTCTCTGAAGGTATCAGAAAGTTTTCCGCTGATATCGTTACCTTGTTTGGTCTAATCCAAGCTAAGATTCAGGGCCAATAA
- the ACB1 gene encoding long-chain fatty acid transporter ACB1 (similar to Ashbya gossypii ACL188W) has translation MVSQLFEEKAKAANGLPSNVSQDEMLQLYGLYKQATVGDNNKEKPGIFNMKDRYKWDAWDKLKGTSQEDAEQQYIKLVDELTAKYSN, from the exons ATGGTTTCTCAACTCTTCGAAGAAAAG GCAAAGGCCGCTAATGGACTCCCATCCAACGTCTCCCAGGATGAAATGCTCCAGCTCTACGGTCTCTACAAACAGGCCACCGTTGGagacaacaacaaagaaaaaccaGGTATCTTCAACATGAAAGACCGCTACAAGTGGGACGCATGGGACAAGCTCAAGGGCACGTCCCAGGAAGACGCCGAGCAGCAGTACATCAAGCTGGTCGACGAACTAACTGCCAAGTACTCCAACTAG
- the LUG1 gene encoding Lug1p (similar to Ashbya gossypii ACL192C), producing the protein MVKSSHWSLQLPPEIVYEILSYQFRDLMSNDHPPSSEKFHSNLKIFLRSNSTVNRTFNHVCRVLTYRYLNFTTARSFNKVLELLKGDKTGLNKLIQVVDFQELSSIGLGRTQEMNKMIKNLTNETLYEFLQLTAQNLREFLASEHIQGDFDENVIYYLLRPGSTLNVVDFCGCSGSKFTDTFINVVNRLYDGSTDEVQEQNYQLTSLGLNDCTDLPTAILGKLLKYLPELQKLDLSHTSIDDYTLVNDLPHWKNITHLSLAECSQLTPRAILEFFSYQPSMTDDKNCTLQWLNLKAHKHTSSWTETQTMFLLKKLCRYGHNTTLEYLNIDGLPLNYSEDNRVIKMALYYQCQDTLKFIKLNFPKLKSLSIRKANVTVSRLVKFLSPFEENDIDNIEFSSSVPSLSSQTFESTQIPVQRLKFLDISGNSCLNKWTMGDPTLFTCSDSIVAFELPFECWEQIESRRNSEAVFMKPKNTFGYNGKPYSYIIQDFSTVDQVKWKCYLDASYGRRYWIFKTDAILNGDDLDARGSITRYDTQGNKIIDITKQPDFLKFAQNKIMLGCGIVPLSGIRRKKTYRETKPPISRFFGRDGKISMGGSLMIPRRTPRLPRGMWRLMHSDQYTRDVDMDDFSDGFGSNPDMLSSVSSSEYNFGVLPLVRRSGTRDGLYLDRSVADLIMVGINETIVPNSADSYITVGSNHANITSEDAESNYDYLNNPDLQRRRSQFSLFRFGSRAITNNDSIPAHPPILTRALKSHNIMGNSISSQTGSIPSSYKYLEDQSPLNFSPETNKLYKAYFQLVEEYEVFGCIERGMYRYYSLRT; encoded by the coding sequence ATGGTCAAGTCGTCTCATTGGTCACTACAATTACCGCCGGAAATTGTGTATGAAATACTTTCGTACCAATTTAGGGACTTGATGTCTAATGATCATCCCCCTAGCTCAGAGAAGTTCCATAGcaatttgaagatattcTTAAGGAGTAATTCTACTGTTAATAGAACTTTCAACCATGTATGTCGTGTTCTAACTTATCGATATTTGAATTTTACCACAGCTAGAAGCTTTAATAAGGTGTTGGAGTTGTTGAAGGGGGATAAGACCGGTCTAAACAAGCTTATTCAGGTTGTTGATTTTCAAGAATTGAGTTCTATTGGATTGGGACGAACCCAAGAGATGAATAAGATGATTAAAAACCTAACTAACGAAACGTTGTATGAATTTTTACAGTTAACAGCGCAGAATTTAAGGGAATTTTTGGCTAGTGAACATATACAAGGGGATTTCGATGAAAATGTGATTTACTATTTGCTACGTCCAGGATCTACATTGaatgttgttgatttttgcGGATGTTCAGGTTCTAAGTTTACGGACACTTTTATTAATGTGGTAAACCGCTTATATGATGGTAGTACAGATGAAGTGCAGGAACAGAATTATCAGTTGACTTCGTTGGGTCTAAACGATTGTACAGACTTGCCTACAGCTATTTTGGGGAAACTATTGAAATATCTTCCTGAACTACAAAAGTTAGATTTATCTCATACGTCTATTGACGATTATACATTGGTAAATGATTTACCTCATTGGAAAAATATAACGCATCTATCTCTTGCAGAATGTTCCCAGTTGACACCCAGGGCAATCTTAGAATTTTTCAGTTACCAACCATCGATGACTGATGATAAGAATTGCACTTTGCAATGgttaaatttaaaagctCACAAGCATACTTCTTCGTGGACTGAAACACAGACTATGTTcttattaaaaaaattatgtCGATACGGTCATAATACTACATTAGAATACTTGAACATAGATGGATTACCCTTAAATTATTCTGAAGATAATAGAGTTATTAAAATGGcattatattatcaatgtCAAGATACTTTAAAGTTCATTaaattgaattttccaaaattgaaatctttAAGCATTAGAAAAGCAAATGTCACGGTTTCCAGGTTAGTCAAATTCTTATCTccatttgaagaaaatgatattgataacattgaattttcttcttctgttccatctttatcatctcAAACATTTGAATCTACCCAAATTCCTGTACAACGTTTAAAATTCTTGGATATATCTGGTAACTCATGCCTAAATAAATGGACAATGGGTGATCCTACATTATTCACATGTTCGGATTCAATAGTCGCTTTTGAATTGCCATTTGAATGTTGGGAACAGATCGAAAGCCGTCGCAATTCGGAAGCTGTATTTATGAAGCCAAAAAATACGTTTGGTTATAATGGCAAACCCTATTCTTATATCATTCAGGATTTTTCCACAGTTGACCAAGTTAAGTGGAAATGCTATCTTGACGCTTCTTATGGTAGGAGATATTGGATTTTCAAAACGGATGCAATTCTAAATGGCGATGATTTGGACGCTCGTGGATCTATTACACGGTATGATACACAGGGTAACAAAATAATTGACATTACCAAACAACCTGACTTCTTGAAGTTCGctcaaaacaaaatcatGTTAGGTTGCGGAATTGTCCCCTTAAGTGGTATCCGGCGTAAGAAAACTTACCGAGAAACAAAGCCACCAATTTCAAGGTTCTTTGGTAGAGATGGGAAAATCTCTATGGGTGGCAGTCTTATGATTCCTAGACGAACTCCAAGATTACCCCGAGGCATGTGGAGATTAATGCACAGCGATCAATACACCAGGGATGTAGACATGGACGACTTTTCCGATGGATTCGGCTCGAATCCAGACATGTTGTCTTCCGTAAGCAGCAGCGAATATAATTTCGGAGTACTACCGCTGGTAAGAAGAAGCGGAACAAGAGATGGTCTATATTTGGATCGTTCTGTAGCCGACCTTATTATGGTGGGCATAAATGAAACCATAGTACCAAACAGTGCCGACAGTTACATTACTGTGGGTAGCAATCATGCAAATATAACTTCCGAAGACGCAGAGAGCAACTACGACTATTTAAATAACCCGGATttacaaagaagaagatcGCAATTCAGCTTGTTTCGCTTTGGTTCACGTGCTATAACTAACAATGATAGCATCCCTGCACACCCTCCTATATTAACAAGAGCATTAAAAAGCCACAACATCATGGGAAACAGCATATCCAGCCAAACAGGATCCAtaccatcatcatataaATACCTAGAAGATCAGAGTCCCCTAAACTTCTCTCCAGAAACTAACAAACTATACAAGGCATATTTCCaacttgttgaagaatatgaagTTTTTGGTTGTATAGAGAGAGGCATGTACCGATACTATAGCTTAAGGACTtaa
- the ORM2 gene encoding sphingolipid homeostasis protein ORM2 (similar to Ashbya gossypii ACL189C), protein MGQLKPFPSYGNDRTAVEPVQDHRRRRSSSIISHVEPETFEEENDQQLLPNMNVTWVEQRGAWGIHAVIIFLLKLFYNMVPRISNEWSWTMTNMSYVIGSYIMFHLIKGTPFEFNGGAYDNLTMWEQLDNGVLYTPTKKFLISVPIALFLLSTHYSRYDLKLFSLNFVLTTLVAVVPKLPLTHRVRITIPGITGPAQIG, encoded by the coding sequence ATGGGACAATTGAAACCTTTCCCGTCGTATGGAAATGATAGAACGGCTGTGGAGCCGGTGCAAGACCACCGAAGACGGCGGTCGTCAAGTATAATATCGCATGTGGAGCCGGAGACGTTTGAGGAGGAGAATGATCAGCAGTTGTTGCCGAATATGAATGTGACGTGGGTGGAGCAGAGGGGTGCGTGGGGGATCCATGCGGTGATTATATTTCtattgaagttgttttATAACATGGTACCAAGAATCAGCAATGAGTGGTCGTGGACAATGACGAACATGAGCTATGTGATTGGATCATATATTATGTTTCACTTGATTAAGGGGACGCCGTTTGAGTTTAATGGGGGTGCTTATGATAATTTGACCATGTGGGAACAATTGGACAATGGGGTGTTGTATACTCCGAccaagaagtttttgattaGTGTGCCGATTGCGTTATTTCTGCTAAGCACGCATTACTCTCGGTATGATTTGAAGTTATTTTCGCTGAATTTTGTATTGACGACACTAGTAGCGGTGGTGCCTAAGCTGCCCTTGACTCATCGTGTGCGGATCACTATTCCAGGGATTACTGGCCCAGCCCAGATTGGATAA
- a CDS encoding Zn(II)2Cys6 transcription factor domain-containing protein (similar to Ashbya gossypii ACL195C): MAAGMSDNEIQHKRPGGHSEGYIHDTWKMKKPLRSCVRCRKNKVKCDSAIRRPKPCSSCLKKGVSCELEYVIPPQRSKELRNLYENVAYMRLKLDELTESCDRLLGYCRAGVDV; encoded by the coding sequence ATGGCAGCGGGCATGTCGGACAACGAGATCCAGCATAAACGACCAGGGGGGCATAGTGAAGGATATATCCATGATACATGGAAGATGAAAAAACCTTTACGATCTTGTGTGAGATGCAGGAAGAATAAGGTCAAGTGTGACTCTGCGATACGGAGGCCTAAGCCGTGCTCTTCTTGCCTAAAGAAGGGCGTTAGCTGTGAGCTTGAATATGTGATACCTCCCCAGAGGTCGAAAGAGCTTAGGAACCTTTATGAGAATGTTGCATATATGCGTTTGAAATTGGACGAACTGACCGAGTCCTGTGACCGACTGCTTGGTTACTGTAGGGCAGGTGTGGACGTTTAA
- the BUD8 gene encoding Bud8p (similar to Ashbya gossypii ACL193C) has protein sequence MSYIKALIDKESPEESTDPDTVSSSSSSGSGIIKDLQYGPARRTNSFFQELFPSPKIPDSAKKSPPGLSMRQSQDSQLYSSGTSESDIMSIRTHTRPGLPHLISSTRTSSIKRNPSWFREQPMFIPSAGFSSADSTITQVTSNTETLFTESRSSTKSISSRTRQASINRTASGGGESSDSQTAYSIPMIPVQLERFGQEPIKEEQEYEDLPLISNAEEVIHVGMQRTDTEHGFQNTAAASTKVHGRAASSGTHSKNDSKDDSSVKAFRSSLLANILLLPKRSSYLASKRLSDPSVEIPPLRSLSGSFQQKLKEKNPAAHSDEQSPSERSNTDESSAVDNKLPHPEPSKRKSTIMDLDRNKLDQLLQIYESAGHRKYWVDTEKSPVYGFDAKRDGDWMQYRSLFSAWRMISILLIGLLIPPLLFMIGGGSYSGVSDKTLLRIIIHKKHRENVDRGFIWNVDVKWFRRLSILVGVVELFTLLALVSTGFGIQLSG, from the coding sequence ATGTCATATATCAAAGCCCTAATAGATAAAGAGAGTCCGGAAGAATCTACAGATCCTGATACAGTTTCTTCTAGTTCTTCCAGCGGGTCTGGTATCATAAAGGATCTACAATATGGTCCAGCTAGAAGGACAAACTCTTTTTTCCAGGAATTATTTCCCTCTCCAAAAATACCTGATAGTGCCAAGAAGTCTCCTCCTGGGTTATCCATGCGGCAATCTCAGGACAGTCAATTATACAGTAGTGGAACTTCTGAATCAGATATAATGTCTATACGTACACATACTAGACCAGGGTTACCCCATCTGATAAGTTCCACAAGGACGTCATCGATTAAAAGGAATCCCAGTTGGTTTAGAGAACAACCGATGTTCATTCCGTCAGCTGGTTTCTCAAGTGCAGATTCGACCATCACACAAGTTACCAGTAATACAGAAACTCTGTTTACAGAATCACGTTCATCGACCAAGTCTATATCATCGAGAACCAGACAAGCTAGCATTAATCGTACGGCGAGTGGTGGCGGTGAGAGCTCTGATTCTCAAACAGCATATAGCATTCCAATGATACCGGTACAGTTGGAGAGATTTGGTCAAGAGCCTATAAAGGAGGAACAAGAATACGAAGATCTTCCACTGATATCTAATGCAGAAGAGGTAATACATGTTGGCATGCAACGTACCGATACAGAGCACGGGTTTCAGAATACTGCCGCCGCTTCTACTAAGGTGCATGGTAGGGCTGCAAGCTCAGGAACtcattcaaaaaatgactCAAAGGATGATTCGTCAGTGAAAGCCTTTCGTTCATCACTACTAGCCAATATCCTCCTACTTCCTAAGAGATCATCATACTTGGCAAGTAAGAGGCTTTCAGACCCTTCAGTGGAAATTCCACCACTTAGGTCCCTTTCTGGATCATTCCaacagaagttgaaagaaaagaatCCTGCAGCTCATAGTGATGAACAAAGCCCCAGTGAACGCAGCAATACCGATGAAAGTTCAGCTGTAGACAATAAGTTACCACATCCAGAACCAAGCAAGAGAAAAAGCACCATTATGGATCTTGACCGCAATAAATTGGATCAGCTTCTTCAGATATACGAATCGGCAGGTCATAGGAAGTACTGGGTCGACACAGAAAAATCACCTGTGTATGGGTTTGATGCTAAACGAGATGGTGATTGGATGCAGTACAGATCTCTGTTCAGCGCCTGGAGAATGATATCGATTCTACTGATTGGGTTGTTAATTCCACCCTTGTTATTCATGATTGGTGGAGGCTCCTATTCAGGTGTATCGGACAAGACTTTGTTGAGAATTATCATTCACAAAAAACATAGGGAGAATGTCGATCGTGGGTTTATATGGAACGTTGATGTTAAATGGTTTCGACGACTATCAATACTTGTGGGTGTTGTGGAGTTATTCACATTGCTGGCGTTGGTGAGCACAGGGTTTGGAATACAGTTGTCTGGGTGA
- the NIT3 gene encoding putative hydrolase (similar to Ashbya gossypii ACL190W), with protein sequence MRNMSNILRSKIKVALVQMLGSTPDKMANLAHAATMVEKAMTDQPETKLLVLPECFAAPYATDKFREYAEVVTLEGVGSPSVRMLSYLARKWKVTLVGGSIPELDPQTSKVYNSSLVFGPQGDLIAKHRKIHLFDIDIPAGITFTESDTLSAGDKLTEVKMDEGTFGVGICYDIRFPEVSTISARRGAFAMVYPAAFNTFTGPMHWHLLARSRSIDNEIYTIFCSPARDLNSNYHAYGHSLVVNPRGEVIAEAGEGEEIIYAELDPELITLVRRAIPVTIQRRFDVYPDVSNLPPK encoded by the coding sequence ATGAGAAACATGTCTAATATTTTAAGATCCAAAATAAAGGTTGCATTGGTGCAAATGTTGGGTTCGACTCCCGATAAGATGGCGAATTTAGCGCATGCGGCTACGATGGTCGAGAAGGCCATGACTGATCAACCGGAGACTAAATTGCTAGTATTGCCTGAATGTTTTGCTGCACCTTACGCTACGGACAAGTTTAGAGAGTATGCTGAAGTTGTCACTTTGGAAGGTGTTGGGTCACCATCCGTTCGTATGCTTTCATACTTGGCACGCAAATGGAAGGTGACACTTGTTGGAGGTTCTATTCCGGAGCTCGATCCGCAGACCTCAAAGGTTTACAATAGTTCTTTGGTGTTTGGCCCGCAAGGTGATCTCATCGCGAAACATCGCAAGATACATCTTTTTGATATCGATATTCCAGCTGGTATCACTTTCACGGAAAGTGACACCCTATCCGCCGGTGACAAGCTTACTGAAGTGAAGATGGACGAGGGCACATTCGGTGTCGGTATCTGCTATGATATCCGTTTCCCCGAGGTGTCTACCATTAGTGCCAGAAGAGGTGCCTTTGCCATGGTGTATCCCGCTGCTTTCAACACCTTTACCGGACCGATGCATTGGCACTTGCTAGCGCGCTCCCGCAGTATTGATAACGAGATATATACCATATTTTGCTCCCCAGCACGCGATCTCAACAGCAACTATCATGCATACGGACACAGTCTTGTTGTTAACCCTCGCGGTGAGGTGATCGCAGAGGCGGGAGAAGGTGAAGAAATCATTTATGCGGAGCTCGATCCAGAGCTTATTACCCTAGTGCGTCGAGCAATCCCAGTCACAATACAAAGACGTTTTGATGTCTATCCGGACGTTAGCAACCTGCCGCCAAAATAG
- the KSS1 gene encoding mitogen-activated serine/threonine-protein kinase KSS1 (similar to Ashbya gossypii ACL191C): MPRTITFDIPSRYKLVDLIGEGAYGTVCSAIHKPTGTKVAIKKIQPFTRAMFVTRTLRELKLLKFFHSHENIISVLDIVRPTSYQEFDAVYLVQELMETDLQRIISQTNNFLSDDHIQYFTYQILRALKSLHSAQVIHRDLKPSNLLLNSSCDLKLCDFGLSRCLASSDRSRENMVGFMTEYVATRWYRAPEIMLSFQEYTTAMDIWSCGCILAEMISGKPLFPGRDYHHQLWVILEILGTPSYEDFAQIKSKRAKAYILNLPMRLKIPWNVALGTNDINPLAMDLLDKMLTFNPDKRISAEEALKHPYLETYHDANDEPDYELLNLQDDFWKVDNEARQKTEEEELPLDTLKMMLHKEVMKPLQ, from the coding sequence ATGCCCAGGACTATAACCTTTGATATACCATCACGTTATAAACTTGTGGATCTCATTGGCGAAGGTGCGTATGGCACCGTATGCTCTGCTATCCACAAGCCAACAGGTACGAAGGTTGCCATTAAGAAGATTCAGCCATTTACTAGGGCTATGTTTGTGACGAGGACCCTAAGGGAACTGAAGCTCTTAAAATTCTTCCATAGCcatgaaaatattatctCAGTACTTGACATAGTACGTCCTACATCTTATCAAGAGTTTGATGCGGTTTATCTTGTGCAAGAACTCATGGAAACTGATTTGCAACGAATCATATCTCAAACGAACAATTTCCTATCTGACGACCACATCCAGTACTTTACCTACCAGATTCTGCGTGCGTTAAAGTCATTGCATTCTGCACAAGTGATACACCGTGACTTAAAGCCTTCGAACCTTCTTTTAAATTCCAGCTGTGACTTGAAGCTGTGCGATTTTGGCCTTTCCCGTTGCCTTGCTTCAAGTGACCGTTCTAGGGAGAATATGGTTGGGTTCATGACGGAGTACGTTGCCACAAGGTGGTACAGAGCTCCTGAAATCATGCTCTCATTTCAAGAATATACCACGGCTATGGATATTTGGTCCTGCGGATGTATTCTCGCAGAAATGATTAGTGGTAAACCGTTATTCCCCGGTAGAGATTACCATCATCAGCTGTGGGTTATCCTAGAGATTTTAGGCACCCCATCTTATGAAGATTTTGCACAGATCAAAAGCAAAAGAGCAAAAGcttatattttaaatttgcCCATGAGGCTAAAGATCCCATGGAACGTAGCATTGGGCACAAACGACATTAACCCTCTTGCTATGGATTTACTGGATAAAATGCTGACCTTTAACCCGGACAAGAGGATAAGTGCAGAAGAGGCGTTGAAGCATCCTTACCTTGAAACATACCATGATGCAAACGATGAACCAGACTATGAACTACTAAACCTGCAAGATGATTTCTGGAAAGTTGACAATGAAGCAAGACAAAAGacggaagaagaagaactacCTTTAGATACACTCAAAATGATGCTTCATAAAGAAGTCATGAAACCGTTGCAATGA
- the MTE1 gene encoding Mte1p (similar to Ashbya gossypii ACL194C) produces the protein MPTGGTISHVMEYHCQYTDQLRKKRKAWHDGKLKYFQLTNKFQLFTEGGILLCSEFVTNSRQLGNVLDQEGFGNVEHRIFGSYVVIISDLEREYDNEINLYRPHHQPKMQALGRVMLNYKRTDSSISPSNAVANKEPSDQTSCNITTDTNTTAPITRHTLSLQLNKPFKPPKLVGSPTLKPNALMAPRKKAKTVQACVRTSEATPSMTLAFNKPYRAPRMKSCPIQQLKTEDDFPTTQTSKRSQAYYSQPSPHTKSTFGTSQHSVDHESPQIHNSSDPPNNHIALTNRVQSRKRTISHDPITLN, from the coding sequence ATGCCAACTGGTGGCACGATTTCCCATGTAATGGAGTATCATTGTCAATATACGGATCAGTTAAGGAAGAAACGCAAAGCTTGGCATGACGGGAAACTGAAGTATTTCCAGCTAACAAACAAGTTCCAACTTTTTACTGAGGGAGGGATTCTACTCTGCAGTGAATTCGTGACTAATAGTAGACAGTTAGGCAATGTACTAGATCAAGAGGGGTTCGGTAATGTGGAGCATCGCATATTTGGGTCATATGTTGTAATAATCTCAGATTTGGAACGTGAATATGACAATGAAATTAATCTGTACAGACCCCATCACCAACCTAAAATGCAGGCATTAGGAAGAGTGATGTTAAACTATAAACGTACCGATTCTTCTATAAGTCCCAGCAATGCAGTGGCCAACAAGGAACCTTCGGATCAAACATCCTGTAATATAACAACGGATACAAACACCACTGCTCCTATTACAAGGCATACACTGTCGTTACAACTCAACAAGCCATTTAAACCTCCAAAACTGGTTGGCAGTCCTACACTAAAGCCAAATGCATTAATGGCACCAAGAAAAAAAGCCAAAACAGTCCAAGCATGCGTTAGAACATCCGAGGCGACCCCCAGCATGACGCTAGCTTTCAATAAGCCTTACAGGGCCCCGAGGATGAAATCTTGCCCCATACAACAACTCAAGACGGAAGACGACTTTCCAACTACACAGACAAGCAAACGGTCACAAGCATATTATTCCCAGCCTTCCCCCCACACAAAATCCACATTTGGAACCTCGCAACATTCTGTCGACCACGAGAGCCCACAAATCCATAATTCTTCTGATCCACCAAATAATCATATAGCCCTCACCAATCGTGTCCAGTCGAGGAAGCGAACTATATCTCATGATCCTATTACCCTCAactaa